A genome region from Urocitellus parryii isolate mUroPar1 chromosome X, mUroPar1.hap1, whole genome shotgun sequence includes the following:
- the Rab9a gene encoding ras-related protein Rab-9A: protein MAGKSSLFKVILLGDGGVGKSSLMNRYVTNKFDAQLFHTIGVEFLNKDLEVDGHFVTMQIWDTAGQERFRSLRTPFYRGSDCCLLTFSVDDSQSFKNLGNWKKEFIYYAEVKEPESFPFVILGNKIDINERQVSTEEAQAWCRDNGDYPYFETSAKDATNVAAAFEEAVRRVLANEDRSDHLIQTDTVHLHRKPKTSSSCC, encoded by the coding sequence ATGGCAGGAAAATCATCGCTTTTTAAAGTAATTCTCCTGGGAGATGGTGGAGTTGGGAAGAGTTCCCTTATGAACAGATATGTAACTAATAAGTTTGATGCCCAGCTCTTCCATACAATAGGTGTggaatttttaaacaaagatttGGAGGTGGATGGACATTTTGTTACCATGCAGATTTGGGACACAGCTGGCCAAGAGCGATTCCGAAGCCTGAGGACACCATTTTACAGAGGTTCTGACTGTTGCCTGCTCACTTTTAGTGTTGATGATTCACAGAGCTTCAAGAACTTGGGTAACTGGAAGAAAGAATTCATATATTATGCAGAGGTAAAAGAGCCCGAAAGTTTTCCTTTTGTGATTTTAGGCAACAAGATCGACATAAATGAGCGGCAGGTGTCCACTGAAGAAGCCCAAGCCTGGTGCAGAGACAACGGCGACTATCCTTACTTTGAAACAAGTGCAAAAGATGCCACCAATGTTGCAGCAGCCTTTGAGGAAGCGGTTCGAAGAGTTCTTGCTAACGAGGATAGGTCAGATCACTTGATTCAGACAGACACGGTCCATCTCCACCGAAAGCCCAAGACAAGCTCATCTTGCTGTTGA